One part of the Malus sylvestris chromosome 2, drMalSylv7.2, whole genome shotgun sequence genome encodes these proteins:
- the LOC126587795 gene encoding phosphoenolpyruvate carboxylase-like: CKPADNTNIASSPTHVGWRGKSDGDGISLFGARKIWIDHCSLSFCADGLIDAITKHLEIGSYREWSEERRQEWLLSELCGKRLLFGPDLPKTEEISDVLDTLHVISELPSDNFGAYIISMATAPSDVLAVELLQRECHVKKPLRVVPLFEKLADLEAAPAALSRLFSIDWYRERINGTQEIMIGYSDSGKDAGRFSAAWQLYKVQEELINIAKKFGVKLTMFHGHGGTVGRGGGPTHLAILSQPPDTIHGSLRVTVQGEVIEKSFGEELLCFRTLQRFTAATLEHRISDEFASQTLLVNLLSFVSRTINSYWGTQQRIDLARFTGLQSRKSESSSHQMPEMPDSTNQMPALDDKIASVAEAPGKVETLEVG; the protein is encoded by the coding sequence TGCAAGCCCGCCGACAACACCAACATCGCCTCCAGCCCCACCCACGTTGGCTGGCGTGGCAAATCGGACGGCGACGGCATCTCCCTCTTCGGCGCTCGCAAAATCTGGATCGACCACTGCTCCCTCTCGTTCTGCGCCGACGGACTGATCGACGCCATCACCAAGCATCTGGAAATTGGTTCCTATCGTGAGTGGTCTGAAGAACGCCGTCAGGAGTGGCTTTTATCTGAATTATGTGGCAAGCGCCTACTGTTTGGTCCTGATCTTCCAAAAACGGAAGAAATCTCTGATGTTTTGGACACATTACATGTGATATCAGAACTTCCATCTGATAACTTTGGAGCATACATCATCTCAATGGCGACTGCTCCATCTGATGTGCTCGCAGTTGAGCTCCTGCAACGTGAATGCCACGTGAAGAAACCACTAAGAGTCGTTCCACTGTTTGAGAAGCTTGCAGATCTGGAGGCTGCTCCTGCTGCTTTGTCACGGCTTTTCTCGATTGATTGGTATAGAGAGCGGATCAACGGAACGCAAGAAATCATGATTGGGTACTCAGATTCTGGTAAAGATGCAGGGCGTTTCTCTGCAGCCTGGCAGTTATACAAGGTACAGGAGGAGCTTATCAACATTGCTAAGAAATTTGGTGTGAAGCTAACTATGTTCCATGGTCATGGTGGCACTGTTGGAAGGGGAGGTGGTCCCACCCATCTTGCTATATTGTCTCAACCACCGGATACAATTCATGGTTCACTCCGTGTCACTGTCCAAGGTGAAGTCATTGAGAAGTCGTTTGGAGAGGAGCTCTTGTGTTTTAGAACACTCCAGCGTTTCACAGCTGCTACACTAGAGCATCGAATTTCTGACGAGTTTGCTTCTCAAACATTACTTGTAAATCTGCTGTCTTTTGTTTCTCGGACAATAAACTCATATTGGGGAACTCAGCAACGGATTGATCTTGCACGCTTTACTGGACTGCAATCTCGGAAGAGTGAGTCATCCTCTCACCAAATGCCAGAAATGCCCGATTCTACTAACCAAATGCCAGCACTGGATGATAAGATAGCTTCTGTAGCTGAAGCACCTGGAAAGGTTGAGACCCTGGAGGTTGGGTGA